In Raphanus sativus cultivar WK10039 chromosome 5, ASM80110v3, whole genome shotgun sequence, the following proteins share a genomic window:
- the LOC108861351 gene encoding coatomer subunit zeta-2: MSGFHGTHDSCPLVKNILLLDSEGKRVAVKYYSDDWPTHAAKLTFEKYVFSKTSKTNARTEAEITLLDSNIIVYKFAQDLHFFVTGGENENELVLSSVLQGFFDAVALLLRNNVEKMEALENLDLIFLCLDEMVDQGVVLETDPNVIAGKVAMQSTEASGSLSEQTLTQALATAREHLARSLLT, encoded by the exons ATGTCAGGCTTTCACGGGACTCAT GATTCATGTCCTTTGGTGAAGAACATTCTTCTTCTAGACTCTGAAGGGAAGCGTGTGGCTGTCAAGTATTACTCCGATGACTGGCCTACTCATGCTGCCAAGTTGACTTTCGAGAAGTATGTCTTCTCCAAGACCTCTAAGACCAATGCTCGCACTGAAG CTGAGATCACATTGTTGGACAGTAATATCATTGTCTATAAGTTCGCCCAGGACCTTCACTTCTTTGTTACTGGAGGCGAAAATGAAAATGAGCTCGTCTTGTCTTCGGTTCTTCAAGGCTTTTTCGATGCTGTTGCGCTTCTTCTGAG GAACAATGTGGAAAAGATGGAGGCTCTTGAGAACTTGGATCTCATCTTTCTATGCCTGGATGAAATGGTCGATCAGGG GGTGGTTCTTGAAACAGACCCTAACGTCATTGCGGGGAAAGTAGCAATGCAGAGCACAGAAGCTAGTGGTTCACTCTCTGAACAG ACATTAACTCAAGCACTGGCAACAGCTCGGGAACATCTGGCAAGAAGTCTGCTTACATAA
- the LOC108861350 gene encoding adenosine kinase 1: protein MASSSDFDGILLGMGNPLLDVSAVVDQDFLTKYDIKLNNAILAEDKHLPMYDEMSQKFNVEYIAGGATQNSIKVAQWMLQIPGATSYMGSIGKDKYGEAMKKDATAAGVNVHYYEDESTATGTCGVCVLGGERSLIANLSAANCYKVEHLKKHENWALVEKAKFYYIAGFFLTVSPESIQLVREHAAANNKVFTMNLSAPFICEFFKDVQEKCLPYMDYVFGNETEARTFSRVHGWETDDVEQIAIKISQLPKATGTYKRTTVITQGADPVVVAEDGKVKKYPVIHLPKEKLVDTNGAGDAFVGGFLSHLVHGKAIEECVRAGCYASNVVIQRSGCTYPEKPDFN from the exons ATGGCTTCTTCCTCTGATTTCGATGGAATCCTCTTGGGAATGGGCAACCCACTCCTCGACGTCTCCGCCGTCGTCGACCAAGACTTTCTCACCAA ATACGACATTAAGTTGAACAATGCGATCCTCGCCGAGGACAAACATTTGCCCAT gtACGATGAAATGAGCCAGAAGTTCAATGTTGAATACATTGCTGGAG GTGCTACTCAGAACTCAATCAAAGTGGCTCAG TGGATGCTTCAAATCCCTGGGGCAACTAGTTACATGGGATCCATTGGGAAGGACAAATACGGCGAGGCCATGAAGAAGGATGCTACAGCAGCTGGTGTCAAT GTCCATTATTATGAAGATGAGTCGACAGCTACTGGCACTTGCGGTGTCTGCGTTTTGGGTGGAGAAAG GTCTCTTATCGCGAATCTCTCTGCTGCAAACTGTTACAAGGTTGAACACCTAAAAAAGCATGAGAACTGGGCTCTAG TTGAGAAGGCCAAGTTCTACTACATTGCTGGATTCTTCCTCACGGTATCACCAGAGTCCATTCAGTTAGTACGTGAACATGCCGCTGCAAACAACAAG GTGTTCACGATGAATCTTTCTGCTCCATTCATCTGTGAATTCTTCAAAGACGTTCAGGAGAAGTGCCTTCC GTACATGGACTATGTTTTTGGCAATGAGACCGAGGCAAGAACCTTCTCTAGGGTTCACGGCTGGGAG ACGGATGATGTTGAGCAAATAGCCATCAAGATCTCTCAGTTGCCTAAAGCCACTGGAACATACAAGAGGACTACTGTGATCACACAAGGCGCAGATCCTGTGGTTGTCGCTGAGGATGGAAAAGTGAAGAAGTACCCAGTCATCCATCTCCCCAAGGAGAAGCTCGTTGACACTAACGGTGCAG GTGATGCGTTTGTGGGAGGGTTTCTTTCGCATCTGGTGCACGGAAAGGCTATTGAGGAGTGCGTGAGGGCTGGATGCTACGCTTCAAACGTAGTGATCCAGAGGTCTGGTTGCACTTACCCTGAGAAACCTGACTTCAACTAA